The nucleotide sequence ATCTCTTGTTTTTATAGATAGAGCATTTATCATTTCATAGGATTTTTCCTTAATTTTATTTATATTTATAAATCCATATGATGTGAATTCATCTAAGTTAACAGAAGTTAGATTAACCGAGATATCCTCATCTACAAGTATTCCCTCTTTCCTTCTCTCCTCAGGAATAAGTGCAATTCCTTTGTTTACAGCATTCCTCGGCGACTTAATTACTACCTTTTTACCGTCTTTATAAATCTCACCTACTACCGCTTGTCTACATCCAAATAAGGCTTTACAAAGTTCAGTCTTCCCTGCCCCAACAAGTCCTGCGATTCCTAGTATTTCACCTTTTTTAAGTGTCATATTAATATCCTTTAGGAACTTATCCCTAAGATTCCTAACTTCAAAGGCAACTTCATCCTTTACACTTTCCTCACTACTATAACTTTGGTAATGCTTCTCTCCTATCATATGCTTCGTTATATCCTTTTCATCTACACTGCTAGGGTTCAAAACACCTGATACATATCCGTCCCTTAGAACAACTATACTGTCTGATATTTTCATAACTTCCCTTAGCCTATGGGATATAAATATAATTCCAACGCCATTCTCCTTCAAATCATCTATAATGCTAAAAAGCTTCTCACTTTCAACAGTACTAAGTGGTGCTGTAGGCTCATCAAGTATTAGAAATTTACACTTTCTACTTAAAGCTCTAGCTATTAGAACCATTTGCTTTTGGGCAAGAGTTAAATTTTCTACCTTATCCTTTGTATTTAAATCTATGCCTATTTTATCTAGAAGTCTTTGTGAGGATTCATGAATATACTTATAATCTACAAACACCTTACCTTTTAAGCCACTTAAGTAATACTCCAGCATTATATTCTCACCTACTGTTAAATAGGGAATAAGTGCAGTATCAACCTCTTGAGCTACTATTTGTACTCCACTTTCCTTCGATTCATTTGGCCCTTTTATATTTACTTCATTATCACCAATAAATATTTTCCCACTATAGTGTGGGTATACCCCTGATAAAATCTTCATAAGAGTTGATTTTCCAGCTCCATTTGCACCTACAAGTGATGTTACACATCCTGATTTAGCTTGAAACTCTACACTCTTTAGAGCCCTAAATCCAGAAAACTCTATTTCTATATCCTTCATTAAAAGATCCACTATATCACCTCTTCCCTATAATCTTTAATACCCCTGTAAAATCTTAATTTTACAGGGGTATCGTATTAACTAACTTGTAGACAAAGTCATCAGTCTGATTTTACTTTTTATTCTCTTCTTTTAACTTGTTCATCCATGGTTCATCAAAGGCACTTGATACACCAAAACCTTTTATGAACTGTGATAAATTCTCCATATTAACATTTTTACTTCCTGTTAATGAATCCTTATTAATTAGTGATGCCTCTAAATCATAGAACTTAGGTGTCATTTCACCTGCAAGTTTTTTCATAACTATTCTTAGGTTAACTGCTCCAACTAGCTTTGGATCAACAGCTGCTGTTGAAATCCAAGGACTACCCTCTTCACTTATAGCTTGTAGATCAGCATTTGATACATCTATACCATATATCTTAACTTCACTACGTCCAGCTTCCTTAACCGCACGAGTTGCTCCTATAGCAAAGGCATCCCACGTAGCATATATAGCATCAAGTTTTCCCTTTGGATACTTTGAAAGTATAGCACTTACAGCATTTTGAGTTTGTACTGATGTATCTGCTGCTGCAACTCCCCATCTTTCAACTTCCTTAATATCTGGGTACTTTTCCTTAAGATCTTCATAAATTCTATTTCTATTTACCATAGGTGGGAAACCATCTACCCACAGATATGCTATATTAGCCTTTCCATTATGATCTTGAATAAGTTTTTTAAATGATAAAAGTGCAAGTGATTCATCATCCTGTGATGTTAAAGTAACCCCATCAATCTTTGATATCTCAGGATTTGAATCAAATGTTACAACTGCTTTTCCCTTATCTCTGATTTTCTTAACATAATCAACAGTTCCCTTATCATCCCCATGTGAAATTATGTAACCATCATAATCCTTCTCTATAGCTTGAGCTATAGAATCATGAAATTTAGTAGTATCCCCATTAGCGCTAAATGTATTAACTATTACCCCAAGACGCTCTCCTTCTTTTTTAGCCCCTGCTAAAAATTGAGCAGTATGATCATCTCCACCAATCTTACGAATAACAGCTATTTTAACTTCCTTATCCTTTAAAGTAACTGGTATGTCTACATTTTCATTTTTTTCTACTTTATCAGTAGTAGAACTTGTATTAGATGCTGTTTCCTTTTCCTGTTGTTTACAACCTACTAATGAGCCTCCTAATACAACTACTAATATTAGAAATAAACTTAGTAATTTTTTCATCTAAACTCCCCCTTTAAATATATATCACATAATTCCCATTCTTTTTATAAGAATTATATGATATATAGAATATTTTGTCAATAATTACATAAAATTTCACATTCTATTATAATATACACTATATATGTTGATTCTTGAAACTATTTGAAATAATGTAAAACTATGTTATTATATTGTGTAACTAATTGTATTGGAGGTGTTTTATTTGAAATTTACTTGAATGAGCCTTTTATATTTCACTCTAGTGTAGACTTTGTTTTTGTTTCTAAAATCAGCTTTAGGAATGTCTATTAACTCAGTAGATGCAAAACATGTAGGATATTTAGATTTTTTATGAAAATAGGAAAGAGGGTTTTATTAAAATGATAAATTATGCAAAAAAGACTATAGCATTATTTTTATGTGGACTAATTACTGGAGTTTCTATGACAGCTACAGCTTTTGCTAAAATAAAGAATAATATAGATTCTAAAAACACAGATATTACAAGTACAATAGACAATAAAAGTGCTACAATTTGTGGTAAAACATTCAAATATAAGGATGCACCAAAAAAAGTAAAAGATAAACATGACTTAAACTGTAAGTCAGCTGGAGTTACTCCATCACCTACAGATGAGATATTTATACCATCTGAAAACTTTGATACCTATGGCATATCAGCACAAGCTGCAGATGAGATGTACTTTGTTTCTTCTAAAGATGGATACCTTTATGTATCTGGCTCAAAATATTATAGTTTTAATATCAAAACTACATACGTAGGATACACCTATATAAGAACCGGCAATCCCGTACATGGGTTGCAAATATTATTGAATTTGTATGCAAGAAAATTTGGAGGAACTCAAATAGATACAGATAGTGTATTTGGAGCAGAAACATATAATACATTGAGAAGTTTCCAAAGTAGAGTAGGTCTATCAGTAGATGGTATCGCTGGGCCTAATACATGGGTAGCTCTTATAAATAGAGCACTTGGCTAAGAATTATAAATAGAGCACAGTAATTCTATTTATAAATTGAACTTTTTCTGTAATTAATATTTAGAAAACTAATTAAATTAACTATAAAGGTGATATAAGTCATTTCATATGAATGCTTTATATCACCTTTTATTATTTTAATGAAGTATGAAACTTTAGAATAACTATTTGCCCTCTAAGTTTATCTGCACTATTTCTGACCTACTACCTATTCTTATTGGTGGTCCCCAGGTACCGTATCCTGATGAAATTACTGCGTTAAAAGAATCCTTTTTCATATAACCATAATCCAACTCAAATATTTTGCTAGTTACTAAGTTAAAAGGAGCAAACTGTCCTCTATGTGTATGTCCAGATACCTGAAGATCAATCTTTTCATTATATGGCTCCTTTAAATCCTTTGGAGTATGATCAATAACTATAATGGGCTTAGTTTTATCTACATTTTTAAGTATAGTACTTAAATCTTTTCTTTTATTACCATACCTACTTACTGACACATCATCTCTCCCTACTATATAAAAGCTATCATTTATAAGATTAAATTCATCTCTAAGAACCTTTACACCATTACTTTCTAATTCATTAGTTAACTGATCTACCTTATTAGTCATAAAGTCATGATTACCTAATGCTAGGTATGTTCCATATCTACTCTTGATTTTCCCTAACCCCTCAGCTAAATTATCATCAATAAAAGGCTGTAAATAACTATCTATTAAATCTCCAGCAATAAGTACCACATCTGGCTTAATTGTATTTACTTCATTTACCATAGTCTTTAATCTCTCTTTGCCTATATAGCTCCCAAGATGAATATCAGAAAGTAGTACAACCTTTAACTTATTATCCTTTAAATCTTTAGATAACTTTATATCATAATTTTTAACGTAGGAACTCCTACCACTCCATGTACCATAACTTAGCAATACTCCAATAAATACAATTATAAAAATGGTTATTGATAAGTTTAGTATACTGCTAAATTGATTGCCCTTAGGAAGAAAATTAAATCTTGAATTTAAAAATTTCACAATATCTATAATAGGAAAAATAAGAATTAAATAGGCTAGTATCGCTATATAATAGGAACCTACATATAATAACAAATTAGATATAAAACTAGGTAAAAAGGCTTTTAAAAGATTAGCAATAATATAGGAAAAGGCAATTATCCAAAATATTATCCAAAATACCTTTGTGTTTAATAGACGAATACTTTGTAATCCAATAGCTACTCTTTTACCTATGTAACGATTGACTATTATAAATAGTGATAAAAAAGCCAATATAACTAGAATTACTTTAATATTAATGTTATTCATATATATCCCCATCCTCATTACTTTTTAATTTCTTTTTCCCTAATATATAAATGCCATATCATAAAACAGGCTTAATATTTCCACTTTTTAATTCCTCTGCTGTTTTGCCATCTATTGAATAGAAGCCTCCTACTGTATCTAAAGTAGGTAACGAGTATCCTCCTATTGCCTTACCATCTACTATCATTACGTATAGGTTTACACCTTCCTTAGCATTAATATCTCTTTTTTGAAGTGGATGATTTCTTACCTTAAAACCCATGACTACTACTTCCTTTCCAAAGTAATGATCAGGTTTAACTCCTTGGACACTCCACACTTGCTTATATTTAATATTATCTTTAGTATTCTTAAACATACTTCCATCTAACTTATACCTGTCCACCTCTGCAAATAGCTTAAAAATAGTGTACCCATGTTTTTTAATATAATTCCCGGCTACTATCATATTTTTATATCCAGGACTTTCGCTATGATCATAAATTCCATCATCAAGTCTTCCTGAGGCTCCCCCTTGAGATATTTTATTATCCCTATAGGAGTATGAATATTTTACTTTAGGCTCATCTTTAAATACTACACTTATAATCCATTCTTCATAACTTAATATACGATTTATAAAATAATATTTAACCTCTATTTTACTTATATCACTCTTTTTATATCCTCTATTTTCTATTAAGTGTTTTTCCGTCATATTGTAGATTTTCTTTGTGTTAATTTGTACATATACAATTGCAATTAATATCGCTGCTATACTTAAAATTAAAATGCTCTTTTTTATCTTTATATTCATACTATCACCCCTTTTTATTTGATAATATTCAACTACTCTTAAATAAATTATAAACTAAAGTATAGCACACATTTTTTTTACATTATTGTCTATAACTGTATCAAACTTGTGTAGCCTACCTATACCAAGAGGTAAAAATTCTTATCCTAAAAAAATATCCTTAATCTTAGTGGGATACCGCCAAGGGAGGCGATTAATATATCACACTTAGACTAAGGATATTTTTATAAGCTAGAATTTCTTCTCGAAGATCTCGAGATTTATAGGCATGCTACATACATGACTAAACTAGCAACATAATCAGTGGTAGGGTAACAGCTGAAAGAATTGTTGTAACAACCGTTATTTTAGATGCACTTTCAACATCTCCCTCATATATCTGTGCAAATGTTACTGTAGTTGCTGCAGCTGGCATAGCAGATAAAAGTACAGATATACCTAAAATTATTCCTGTAAAACCAAGTAAACTCAAAACTGCATATATAGCTAAAGGAGTAATTACTAATCTCATTAAAGATGCGCCGTAATACTCTATTCCCTTAAATGCCGTTTTAAGATTCACATCATAAAGGCTTACCCCTATAATTATCATTGAAAGCGGTGCCGTCATTGACCCTATAAGGCTTATTGTATTAGAAACTGCAAATGGTAACTTAATAGAGAATATAAATATAATCATTCCTATAAATACTGCTATCATACCAGGGTTTTTAAATACCTTTTTATATAAACCCTTCCTCTTTTCTTTTTGGAAAAGCATAACTCCTACTGTCCAAAGGAAAATATTAAATACTACATTATAGATAGCTGTATAAAATACTCCCTCACTTCCATAGACACTATGAGCAAGAGGATATCCCATATATCCACAGTTAGAAAATACAGTCATAAATCTTAAAACACTTTTCTTTCCACTATCACATTTTCTAAAAAGCATTAAACTAACTAATGCTAATACTCCATGGACTATAAATGTCAAAGCAAATAGTATTAGACCTGAACTTAGCATCTTCTGTGAAAACTTAAAGTTAAATGAGGCTATAACCATAAATGGTAAGGTAATATTAATCAAAATCTTAGATAAACCTACATTTACCTCCTGTGATATAACCTTAAATCTTGCTGCTACATACCCTACTCCCATGATTAGAAATAGAACTATTATTTGATTTAGTATGTTAAAATATTGCATAAAATCATCTCCTATATTCGATTATATGACATTTAACCCATTTAACAAACAGGCTATATCTAGCCTGTAATATCAAATATCCTATATATTTTTGATGAGATTAGATTACATATAAAAAAAGCAAGTTTAACACTTGCTTTTAACATAATCTAATATGTATCTTCTTAATTATACATATTTTATATATACTTTAAAAATACTTGTATCTTCCTAATTAACTACGCTATACTCTTATTTGTATACCGTATTAGAACTTTTAAAAGGGGAGTAGTTTTATGAAAATTAATGAAATAAAAGAAATAGAGGATGGTAGCTTATTAAATATCATCGGTCTTATAACTAACAAAGATGTAGTTAGAGAGAATGATGATAATCCTTATATCCTATTTACAATTCAAGATGCTACAGGAAACATTACTTTCCCTGTATGTAATAGCTTTGAGTACAACAATCAATCATTTAACATAGGTGATATAGTTAATGTAGAAGGTACTAAAAGAGACCATCGTAATAAAATTGAATTAACCAATGTAGACTTATCTAAATCAAGGGACAATATAGACATTAACATATTAGCTCCAAGTTATAATGCACCTAATGAAGTTACAGGATATTTTATCGATAAAATTAACTCCTTAGAAGAAAAATACAAGAAAATAGCTATAGCTGCTACAGGAGCATTCGGTAGCAATGAAAAAAGATGGAATGATTTCATTACATATTCTTTCTTCGATAAAAATAACGGAGATACTAAAAAAGGACTAATTGCCCACACGGTTGGAGTATTAAAGGCTATAGATAGTATAATTGAAAATTATATAAACACTCCACTTTTCAAAAACTCTAATGATTCCATTAATAAGGATAGATTATTACTTTGCGCTATAATAGATGCTATTATGAAGGTTAAAAAATACGAATATGATACTGTTATTAGCAGAAAAGAGACCCTTCTAGATTTTGAAGTTATAGGTGCAAATTATATAGATGATATAAATAAAGAATCAGGAAATCCATTGGCAGATGATGAACTGCAAATAATTAAGTATAGCACCTTATACTATAATGGACCTTCTGGAGATAATGAGGCTAAAACAATTGAAGATGTATTATTAAATTGCTCAGATGAAATTGTAGGAAAAGTTGAATCAATAACATGCTAAACATAAAAACCCTCTAACAATTAATGTTAAAGGGTTTTTTGTATATTGCTAGGGATTGGAACCGATAGCCCACTAGCTGTTAATTAGTTTTATCATCTAATTTCATAAAATAAAACTTTAGAGTCCATCCTCTATTTACTTTCTTTATATCTTATAACTTCGAACTTTTCTATGGTGTAATCATCATTAGGACTTATCACTGCTTTATTACAAGCAATACTTAATTGTTTATCAACAGTGTCTACTCCTTCAAGATCAGGTAATAAAAGTCCTACCCTATCTCCTTTACTAACTATAACTCCATATCTCTTTGGATCAAGCTCATCTCTACTTGCTGGTACTGCATCCATAATTACATCAACAGATATATCTACATTATCCAGTTCATAATCATCTAGAGGTGGGAATCTTGGGTCCTTAAAGGCTGCTGCTACAGTATTTCTTATTATTTCTTTGCCAACAGAATTAGTAGCTGGTAATATAGTGCCTATGCACCCTCTAAGAGAATCTAACTTCTTTAATGATACAAAAACTCCATGTTTCTGATTTAGAAGCTCACTATGTAAATTAGAGATATCCTCCATCATTTCCCCATGTTTAAAATAATACTTTAAACTTTCTCTAGCTAGATTTGTATAGGGATTTCCTTCATCTAAATTTCCCTCGTTCTTCTCCATCTTAGATCTTGTTAACATATATAGACCACTAGTTTCTATTTCTTCTCTTTGAAACTTTATAACTGCGTATCCTACTCCAAAAGGTCCTTCATATGATAGAATATCACCTTTAAATTCCTTGCCTTCTAGAGAACCTACAAGAATATTTACAGAGTTTAGTCCGCATTGTGCAGCCTCTTTAACCATAGTCTCATCCATATTAAATAATGAAGTTACATTACCATTTTCAAGATGCCATAAAATTTCATTATCAAATTTTGCTCCATATTCTGAATAAGAATATGGTCCATCTTCCTTAAGTGCATGTGAAAGATCTCCACTTGCTATTACTACGATATTTCTTCCTAAATCCTTTGCAATGTTTTGTATCTGCATTCCAAATTTATATAGATTAATATCACCTAAAGCTGAATATGTAATGTGTACTAATTTATAGTCATTATAATGCTTATTAACAAAATACAAAGGAACCATTGTTCCATGATCTAGACTTAAATCATGATTATACCTTCCTAGTAACTCTGTATCTACTAGGGTTGTTGGTATTTCTTCTAGCTTACAAGCATGATTTAAACTCTCATTAAATTCTCTATCTATAGGAACATCCATTTTTATATGACTACATCCAAAC is from Clostridium cylindrosporum DSM 605 and encodes:
- a CDS encoding sugar ABC transporter ATP-binding protein, which produces MDLLMKDIEIEFSGFRALKSVEFQAKSGCVTSLVGANGAGKSTLMKILSGVYPHYSGKIFIGDNEVNIKGPNESKESGVQIVAQEVDTALIPYLTVGENIMLEYYLSGLKGKVFVDYKYIHESSQRLLDKIGIDLNTKDKVENLTLAQKQMVLIARALSRKCKFLILDEPTAPLSTVESEKLFSIIDDLKENGVGIIFISHRLREVMKISDSIVVLRDGYVSGVLNPSSVDEKDITKHMIGEKHYQSYSSEESVKDEVAFEVRNLRDKFLKDINMTLKKGEILGIAGLVGAGKTELCKALFGCRQAVVGEIYKDGKKVVIKSPRNAVNKGIALIPEERRKEGILVDEDISVNLTSVNLDEFTSYGFININKIKEKSYEMINALSIKTRDEKTKLRYLSGGNQQKVVIGKWILKDCDVYIFDEPTKGVDIGAKEEIFALIGELSKKGKAIIYASCEIGEILSITNRMYVMYDGKIQRELVSSKTTEEEILLYSTGGKVNEG
- a CDS encoding peptidoglycan-binding domain-containing protein; protein product: MINYAKKTIALFLCGLITGVSMTATAFAKIKNNIDSKNTDITSTIDNKSATICGKTFKYKDAPKKVKDKHDLNCKSAGVTPSPTDEIFIPSENFDTYGISAQAADEMYFVSSKDGYLYVSGSKYYSFNIKTTYVGYTYIRTGNPVHGLQILLNLYARKFGGTQIDTDSVFGAETYNTLRSFQSRVGLSVDGIAGPNTWVALINRALG
- a CDS encoding sugar ABC transporter substrate-binding protein — protein: MKKLLSLFLILVVVLGGSLVGCKQQEKETASNTSSTTDKVEKNENVDIPVTLKDKEVKIAVIRKIGGDDHTAQFLAGAKKEGERLGVIVNTFSANGDTTKFHDSIAQAIEKDYDGYIISHGDDKGTVDYVKKIRDKGKAVVTFDSNPEISKIDGVTLTSQDDESLALLSFKKLIQDHNGKANIAYLWVDGFPPMVNRNRIYEDLKEKYPDIKEVERWGVAAADTSVQTQNAVSAILSKYPKGKLDAIYATWDAFAIGATRAVKEAGRSEVKIYGIDVSNADLQAISEEGSPWISTAAVDPKLVGAVNLRIVMKKLAGEMTPKFYDLEASLINKDSLTGSKNVNMENLSQFIKGFGVSSAFDEPWMNKLKEENKK
- a CDS encoding AEC family transporter, with product MQYFNILNQIIVLFLIMGVGYVAARFKVISQEVNVGLSKILINITLPFMVIASFNFKFSQKMLSSGLILFALTFIVHGVLALVSLMLFRKCDSGKKSVLRFMTVFSNCGYMGYPLAHSVYGSEGVFYTAIYNVVFNIFLWTVGVMLFQKEKRKGLYKKVFKNPGMIAVFIGMIIFIFSIKLPFAVSNTISLIGSMTAPLSMIIIGVSLYDVNLKTAFKGIEYYGASLMRLVITPLAIYAVLSLLGFTGIILGISVLLSAMPAAATTVTFAQIYEGDVESASKITVVTTILSAVTLPLIMLLV
- a CDS encoding DUF3139 domain-containing protein is translated as MNIKIKKSILILSIAAILIAIVYVQINTKKIYNMTEKHLIENRGYKKSDISKIEVKYYFINRILSYEEWIISVVFKDEPKVKYSYSYRDNKISQGGASGRLDDGIYDHSESPGYKNMIVAGNYIKKHGYTIFKLFAEVDRYKLDGSMFKNTKDNIKYKQVWSVQGVKPDHYFGKEVVVMGFKVRNHPLQKRDINAKEGVNLYVMIVDGKAIGGYSLPTLDTVGGFYSIDGKTAEELKSGNIKPVL
- a CDS encoding metallophosphoesterase — protein: MNNINIKVILVILAFLSLFIIVNRYIGKRVAIGLQSIRLLNTKVFWIIFWIIAFSYIIANLLKAFLPSFISNLLLYVGSYYIAILAYLILIFPIIDIVKFLNSRFNFLPKGNQFSSILNLSITIFIIVFIGVLLSYGTWSGRSSYVKNYDIKLSKDLKDNKLKVVLLSDIHLGSYIGKERLKTMVNEVNTIKPDVVLIAGDLIDSYLQPFIDDNLAEGLGKIKSRYGTYLALGNHDFMTNKVDQLTNELESNGVKVLRDEFNLINDSFYIVGRDDVSVSRYGNKRKDLSTILKNVDKTKPIIVIDHTPKDLKEPYNEKIDLQVSGHTHRGQFAPFNLVTSKIFELDYGYMKKDSFNAVISSGYGTWGPPIRIGSRSEIVQINLEGK
- the amrA gene encoding AmmeMemoRadiSam system protein A is translated as MKNILGYYLMPHPPIIIPDIGKGEEQKIQKTIDACKTVGEEIANFKPETIVVITPHATRFPDAIAISHEDRISGDLSQFGCSHIKMDVPIDREFNESLNHACKLEEIPTTLVDTELLGRYNHDLSLDHGTMVPLYFVNKHYNDYKLVHITYSALGDINLYKFGMQIQNIAKDLGRNIVVIASGDLSHALKEDGPYSYSEYGAKFDNEILWHLENGNVTSLFNMDETMVKEAAQCGLNSVNILVGSLEGKEFKGDILSYEGPFGVGYAVIKFQREEIETSGLYMLTRSKMEKNEGNLDEGNPYTNLARESLKYYFKHGEMMEDISNLHSELLNQKHGVFVSLKKLDSLRGCIGTILPATNSVGKEIIRNTVAAAFKDPRFPPLDDYELDNVDISVDVIMDAVPASRDELDPKRYGVIVSKGDRVGLLLPDLEGVDTVDKQLSIACNKAVISPNDDYTIEKFEVIRYKESK